From one Paractinoplanes brasiliensis genomic stretch:
- a CDS encoding alpha/beta hydrolase family protein: MKNLASVNPLVPGSVDGMNNLVQQMADGFGALHERSPILHTPDEAGLDYENVTFPATDGVPLEGWFIPSPGARRVVIANHPLGFTRAGLPSHLEPWRSRWASTGNDVEVDFIPDYKILHDAGYHVLAYDMRNFGHSGAANGGVISARYNARDVLGSLAYSRSRPDLSGAAIGLFSRCMGANATFTAMAQQPTAFDGVRCMVAPQPLSVRVTLERTLELLGADAAEHIEDLGELLRRRTSLRLDDDNPVDTAKSVTVPTLLYQVRDDILTRPSDVQAMYDNIPLADKDLFWIEGSTRRWDGYLQFAKDPSRMLAWFDRHMPVSPPAP; this comes from the coding sequence ATGAAGAACCTTGCCTCGGTGAACCCGCTCGTCCCCGGCAGCGTGGACGGCATGAACAACCTGGTGCAACAGATGGCCGACGGTTTCGGCGCCCTGCACGAACGCTCCCCGATCCTGCACACCCCCGACGAGGCCGGCCTCGACTACGAGAACGTCACGTTCCCGGCGACCGACGGCGTGCCGCTCGAAGGCTGGTTCATCCCGTCGCCCGGCGCACGGCGCGTCGTGATCGCGAACCATCCACTCGGCTTCACCCGGGCCGGCCTGCCCTCACACCTGGAGCCGTGGCGGTCCCGCTGGGCCTCCACCGGCAACGACGTCGAGGTCGACTTCATCCCCGACTACAAGATCCTGCATGATGCCGGCTACCACGTGCTCGCGTACGACATGCGCAATTTCGGCCACAGCGGCGCCGCCAACGGTGGCGTGATCTCGGCCCGCTACAACGCCCGCGACGTGCTGGGTTCGCTCGCGTACTCGCGCTCCCGGCCCGACCTGAGCGGCGCCGCGATCGGCCTGTTCAGCCGCTGCATGGGCGCCAACGCCACCTTCACCGCGATGGCTCAGCAGCCCACGGCGTTCGACGGCGTGCGCTGCATGGTCGCACCCCAGCCGCTGTCGGTGCGGGTCACCCTCGAACGCACCCTGGAACTGCTGGGCGCCGACGCCGCCGAGCACATCGAGGACCTGGGCGAACTGCTCCGCCGCCGCACCAGCCTGCGCCTGGACGACGACAACCCCGTCGACACGGCGAAGTCGGTCACCGTCCCCACCCTGCTCTACCAGGTCCGCGACGACATCCTGACCCGCCCGAGCGACGTGCAGGCGATGTACGACAACATCCCGCTCGCCGACAAGGACCTGTTCTGGATCGAGGGCTCGACGCGCCGCTGGGACGGCTACCTCCAGTTCGCCAAGGACCCGAGCCGCATGCTGGCCTGGTTCGACCGCCACATGCCCGTCAGCCCGCCCGCTCCCTGA
- a CDS encoding helix-turn-helix transcriptional regulator → MTSSNALGDFLRARRAATRPEHVGMPAGGRRRVPGLRRDEVAVLAGMSTDYYVRLEQGRERNPSDEVLGALGRVFGLDGDGLAHLRRMAGPREQPSDTAQVSAGMRRLLELWRDTPALVQNRYGDVLAYNRLAGAIHPGLARDRNLLRLFFLDAEERALFPEWEQSARTAVAWLRADADPDSARLASLVGELTLKSPDFARLWARHDVRAKSTGRKLFRHPVVGEFAVDYETFRLEDGSGQTLTVYHAEPGSPDADALALLASHTVTGTVERQPDPHR, encoded by the coding sequence ATGACCAGCAGCAACGCACTCGGTGACTTCCTGCGGGCCCGGCGGGCGGCGACGCGGCCGGAGCACGTGGGCATGCCGGCGGGCGGGCGGCGGCGGGTGCCGGGGTTGCGCCGTGACGAGGTGGCCGTGCTCGCGGGCATGAGCACGGATTACTACGTACGCCTGGAGCAGGGGCGCGAGCGTAACCCGTCGGACGAGGTGCTGGGCGCGCTGGGCCGGGTGTTCGGCCTCGACGGCGACGGGCTGGCCCATCTGCGGCGGATGGCCGGCCCGCGCGAACAACCGAGCGACACCGCGCAGGTCTCGGCGGGAATGCGCAGGCTGCTCGAGTTGTGGCGGGACACCCCAGCCCTCGTGCAGAACCGGTACGGCGACGTGCTCGCGTACAACCGCCTGGCCGGCGCGATCCACCCGGGGCTGGCGCGTGACCGCAACCTGCTGCGCCTGTTCTTCCTCGACGCCGAGGAACGCGCGCTGTTCCCCGAGTGGGAACAATCGGCCCGTACGGCGGTGGCCTGGTTGCGCGCCGACGCCGACCCCGACAGCGCGCGGCTGGCCTCGCTCGTCGGCGAGCTGACCCTCAAGAGCCCCGACTTCGCCCGCTTGTGGGCGCGTCACGACGTACGGGCCAAATCAACCGGGCGCAAACTGTTCCGGCACCCGGTTGTGGGCGAGTTCGCAGTCGACTACGAGACGTTCCGCCTCGAGGACGGCAGCGGCCAGACCTTGACCGTCTATCACGCCGAGCCTGGCAGCCCGGACGCCGACGCGTTGGCCCTGCTGGCCAGCCACACCGTCACCGGAACCGTCGAGCGGCAGCCGGACCCGCATCGTTGA
- a CDS encoding NAD(P)H-dependent oxidoreductase: MNVLWILAHPEPRSLNGFLAAEGQRALRAAGHEVEVSDLYTMDWNPVVDAASYAHDPAKRFQVAQAAKKAHESDVLAADIRAEQQKINRADTIVVQFPMWWFGMPAILKGWFDRVWHLGYAYGKRGPHGEWIGYGDGFLAGKRALAVVTMGGPAWLYGERGIHGSVDELLFPLQHGMLFYAGAEVLPPVLICGADRFTPEEGETAFKELRERLLAIPGAEPIPYRTQNSGDYDEKLVLRPDVAPGMTGLGVHLT, encoded by the coding sequence ATGAACGTTCTTTGGATCCTGGCCCACCCCGAACCTCGCTCACTGAACGGTTTCCTCGCGGCGGAGGGTCAGCGCGCACTCCGCGCCGCAGGCCACGAGGTCGAGGTGTCGGACCTGTACACGATGGACTGGAACCCCGTGGTCGACGCCGCGAGCTACGCCCACGACCCGGCGAAGCGATTTCAGGTCGCGCAGGCCGCGAAAAAGGCTCACGAAAGCGATGTGCTGGCTGCGGACATCCGGGCCGAGCAGCAGAAGATCAACCGGGCGGACACCATCGTCGTGCAGTTCCCGATGTGGTGGTTCGGGATGCCTGCCATCCTCAAGGGCTGGTTCGACCGGGTCTGGCATTTGGGCTATGCGTACGGCAAACGCGGCCCACACGGTGAGTGGATCGGCTACGGAGACGGATTTCTTGCGGGAAAGCGCGCATTGGCCGTGGTGACGATGGGCGGGCCGGCGTGGTTGTACGGCGAACGTGGTATCCACGGCAGCGTCGACGAACTGCTGTTCCCGCTGCAGCACGGCATGCTGTTCTACGCGGGTGCGGAGGTCCTTCCCCCCGTGTTGATCTGCGGCGCGGACCGGTTCACGCCCGAGGAAGGCGAGACCGCCTTCAAGGAACTGCGCGAGCGTCTACTCGCGATTCCCGGAGCCGAACCAATTCCGTACCGGACGCAGAACAGCGGCGACTACGACGAGAAATTGGTGCTGCGGCCGGATGTGGCGCCAGGCATGACCGGGTTGGGAGTGCACCTGACCTGA
- a CDS encoding ClpX C4-type zinc finger protein → MTVHALEMRCSFCGKKQEEVAQLIAGPGPAICDECVHLCNDVLAGKRLEGVRLWDDQSDEELMATMVRVASLKHHVDRAVGRIARLLRSRGTTWTAIGEALGITKQSAWERFSGED, encoded by the coding sequence ATGACGGTTCATGCGCTCGAGATGCGTTGCTCGTTCTGCGGCAAGAAGCAGGAGGAGGTGGCCCAGCTCATCGCCGGCCCCGGCCCGGCCATCTGCGACGAATGTGTGCACCTCTGCAACGACGTGCTCGCGGGCAAGCGCCTCGAAGGGGTCCGCCTGTGGGACGACCAGTCGGACGAGGAGCTGATGGCCACCATGGTGCGGGTGGCGTCGCTGAAACACCACGTCGACCGGGCGGTGGGACGCATCGCGCGGCTGTTACGCAGCCGGGGCACGACCTGGACGGCCATCGGCGAGGCACTGGGCATCACCAAGCAGTCCGCCTGGGAACGCTTCTCCGGCGAGGACTGA
- a CDS encoding ABC transporter ATP-binding protein: MTLLQAHDVHLSFGATPALRGAEISVREGEILAVMGPSGSGKSTLLHCLAGILVPERGEVVFAGRRVDRMGEHERSSLRRDTFGFVFQFGQLVPELNAEENVALPLLLAGVRRTKALAEARTWLDRLGLDGLRLRTSGELSGGQAQRVALARGLVARPRVLFADEPTGALDSLTGEQVMDLLVSSARDEGTTVVLVTHEPRVAAYADREVVVRDGKVLALAPEPIA; the protein is encoded by the coding sequence ATGACTCTGTTGCAGGCCCACGACGTGCACCTCTCGTTCGGCGCCACGCCCGCCCTGCGCGGGGCCGAGATCTCCGTACGGGAGGGCGAGATCCTGGCCGTGATGGGCCCCAGCGGCTCCGGCAAGTCCACGCTGCTGCACTGTTTGGCCGGCATCCTCGTGCCGGAGCGGGGCGAGGTCGTGTTCGCCGGCCGGCGCGTCGACCGGATGGGCGAGCACGAACGCAGCAGTCTGCGCCGTGACACGTTCGGGTTCGTGTTCCAGTTCGGACAGCTGGTTCCCGAGCTGAACGCCGAGGAGAACGTCGCCCTCCCCCTGTTGCTTGCGGGCGTACGCCGTACGAAGGCGCTCGCTGAGGCACGGACCTGGCTGGACAGGCTCGGCCTGGACGGCCTGCGGCTGAGGACGTCGGGTGAGTTGTCCGGCGGTCAGGCCCAGCGGGTCGCCCTGGCCCGTGGTCTGGTCGCCCGGCCCCGTGTGCTGTTCGCCGACGAGCCGACCGGCGCGCTCGACTCTCTCACCGGCGAACAGGTGATGGATCTGCTGGTGAGCTCGGCACGCGACGAGGGCACGACCGTCGTGCTCGTCACCCATGAGCCGCGCGTGGCGGCGTACGCGGATCGGGAAGTTGTCGTGCGTGACGGCAAAGTCCTGGCCCTCGCCCCGGAGCCGATCGCATGA
- a CDS encoding ABC transporter permease, translated as MIRFGLRLTVAGGREALVRLAVVAVALALGVGMLLTALTGLGGVTAQADRYAWLNSANEPGAEQGPDPLWWHLRTDIVGDEVAARIDLAASGPRSPIPPGLDRLPAPGEFFASPALAERLAVTPTDQLGDRYPARMAGTIGDAALPAPDSLIAVAGYSPAELSQRSEASRVGRIADTPPDRCRNWCFTGVNTAGVRLILAVVSAALIFPLFILIATTTRLSATRREQRFAAMRLAGGTPRQIALLAAVEAAVSAIAGTAGGFAVFFAARGTVAGVPFTGAPMFPSDLALTAPIALGVVLGVPALAVVAALVSLRRVRISPLGVTRQARPRPPRAWRTVPLLLGLGELAYFIGRRPPTTNEQVTAYLSGIFLTMTGLLIAGPWLTMTAARLVARRAGGTASLIAARRLAANPKAGFRAVSGLVIALFVTTVAIGIMGTISAGRGPGASAADRSRLITMIRGDSTDPVPAALQGTSGVREIAVTRKPPESMPIPRDEIGSWGFPSSLATCADLAMLSNGRCAPGAEVAWTWHDLQGPDGWAGTWPTADIPAAALRSLPADAFVTLTDGTSDARARARTVIEKALPAARPPYTEGEGRTENDRVFDGWTRLADVVVLAGLAIAGCSLAVSVAGGLSERKRPFSMLRLTGVPLSTLRRVVALESVTPLLAASAVALGAGLLAAHLFLRAQLDTSLRLPGFGFYAVVLTGLAAPLGVISLTLPLLRQITGPEVARNE; from the coding sequence ATGATCCGCTTCGGGCTGCGTCTCACGGTGGCGGGAGGCCGTGAGGCGCTGGTACGGCTCGCGGTGGTCGCCGTGGCGCTGGCGCTCGGGGTCGGCATGCTGCTGACCGCGCTGACCGGGCTCGGCGGCGTCACCGCGCAGGCCGACCGGTACGCGTGGCTGAACTCGGCCAACGAGCCCGGCGCCGAGCAGGGCCCGGACCCGTTGTGGTGGCACCTGCGCACGGACATCGTCGGCGACGAGGTCGCGGCCCGGATCGACCTGGCCGCCTCCGGCCCGCGGTCCCCGATCCCGCCGGGCCTGGACAGGTTGCCGGCCCCGGGTGAGTTCTTCGCCTCGCCGGCGCTCGCCGAGCGGCTGGCCGTCACGCCCACCGACCAGCTCGGCGACCGCTACCCCGCCCGGATGGCCGGCACCATCGGCGACGCCGCGCTGCCCGCGCCCGACTCGCTGATCGCGGTGGCCGGTTACTCCCCCGCCGAGCTGTCCCAGCGATCCGAGGCGTCACGGGTCGGCAGGATCGCCGACACGCCTCCCGACCGCTGCCGGAACTGGTGCTTCACCGGCGTCAACACGGCCGGTGTCAGGCTGATCCTCGCGGTGGTGTCCGCGGCGCTCATCTTCCCGCTGTTCATCCTGATCGCGACGACGACCAGGCTGTCGGCGACCAGGCGGGAACAACGGTTCGCGGCCATGCGCCTGGCCGGTGGCACGCCGCGGCAGATCGCCCTGCTCGCCGCGGTCGAGGCCGCCGTGTCGGCGATCGCGGGCACAGCCGGCGGGTTCGCGGTCTTCTTCGCCGCACGGGGCACGGTGGCTGGTGTCCCGTTCACCGGCGCGCCGATGTTCCCCTCCGACCTGGCCCTGACCGCGCCGATCGCGCTCGGGGTGGTGCTGGGTGTGCCCGCGCTGGCCGTCGTGGCCGCGCTGGTGTCCCTGCGGCGGGTGCGGATCTCGCCGCTGGGCGTGACCCGTCAGGCACGGCCGCGCCCGCCCCGCGCGTGGCGGACAGTCCCGCTCCTCCTCGGACTCGGCGAGCTGGCCTACTTCATCGGGCGGCGCCCACCGACCACGAACGAGCAGGTCACCGCGTACCTGTCGGGGATTTTTCTGACGATGACCGGGCTGCTGATCGCCGGCCCGTGGCTCACGATGACCGCCGCGCGTCTGGTCGCCCGCAGGGCCGGTGGCACCGCGTCGCTGATCGCCGCCCGCCGCTTGGCCGCCAACCCGAAGGCCGGGTTCCGCGCGGTCAGCGGCCTGGTCATCGCGTTGTTCGTGACGACGGTCGCGATCGGCATCATGGGCACGATCTCGGCCGGCCGGGGTCCCGGCGCGTCGGCCGCCGACCGGTCGAGGCTCATCACCATGATCCGCGGTGATTCCACCGACCCGGTTCCGGCGGCACTGCAGGGCACTTCCGGCGTACGGGAAATCGCCGTGACCCGCAAGCCGCCGGAGTCGATGCCCATCCCCCGCGACGAGATCGGCAGCTGGGGTTTCCCGTCCTCGCTGGCCACCTGCGCGGACCTCGCCATGCTCTCGAACGGGCGCTGCGCGCCGGGGGCCGAGGTGGCCTGGACGTGGCACGACCTGCAGGGCCCGGACGGCTGGGCCGGCACGTGGCCCACCGCCGACATCCCCGCCGCGGCCCTGCGCTCGTTGCCGGCGGACGCGTTCGTCACGCTCACCGACGGCACGTCGGACGCGCGGGCCAGGGCCCGTACAGTGATCGAAAAAGCCCTGCCGGCCGCGAGGCCGCCGTACACCGAGGGTGAAGGCCGCACCGAGAACGACCGCGTCTTCGACGGCTGGACACGACTGGCCGACGTGGTGGTGCTGGCCGGCCTGGCCATCGCCGGATGCAGCCTGGCCGTCAGCGTGGCGGGCGGGCTGAGCGAACGCAAGCGCCCGTTCAGCATGCTGCGCCTGACGGGGGTGCCGCTGTCCACTTTGCGCCGGGTCGTGGCCCTGGAGAGCGTAACCCCGTTGCTGGCCGCCTCGGCTGTCGCCTTGGGCGCGGGGCTGCTGGCGGCACACCTGTTCCTGCGGGCCCAGCTGGACACGTCGCTACGGCTGCCGGGATTCGGGTTCTACGCCGTCGTGCTGACGGGGCTCGCCGCGCCGCTGGGCGTGATCAGCCTGACGTTGCCCCTGTTGCGTCAGATCACCGGTCCGGAGGTGGCCCGCAACGAGTGA
- a CDS encoding copper homeostasis protein CutC, with product MPSTLGDRALMVAFELAVQDAYGLAVAARAGVDRIELCSALPLGGVTPSLGFIEAAVATPGIPPVHVLVRPRPGGFEYSADEVATTLSDVRHAIAAGASGVVIGGVREGRVDVDLVSRVADTGTEVTFHRAFDTLASPGEAIDDLVKLGVRRILTSAGATSVADALPALARLVAEAAGRIEVMAGGGVRPEVVAAIVRTGVPAVHASAKRTLPGSGGVSLGTADAGRETTDEAEVARIIAELS from the coding sequence ATGCCCTCGACACTGGGAGATCGCGCCCTGATGGTTGCCTTCGAGTTGGCTGTTCAGGACGCGTACGGGCTGGCCGTGGCGGCACGTGCCGGCGTCGACCGCATCGAGCTGTGCTCGGCGCTGCCGCTGGGCGGGGTCACGCCGTCGCTCGGGTTCATCGAGGCGGCCGTGGCGACGCCCGGCATTCCGCCGGTGCACGTGCTGGTGCGGCCACGGCCGGGCGGTTTCGAATACTCCGCCGACGAGGTGGCGACAACCCTTTCCGACGTACGGCATGCGATCGCAGCCGGGGCGTCCGGGGTGGTGATCGGGGGCGTACGAGAGGGACGGGTGGACGTCGACCTGGTCAGCCGGGTCGCCGACACCGGCACCGAGGTGACCTTCCACCGCGCCTTCGACACCCTGGCCTCGCCTGGCGAAGCCATCGACGACCTGGTCAAACTCGGGGTGCGCCGCATCCTCACCTCGGCCGGCGCCACCAGCGTGGCCGACGCCCTGCCCGCGCTGGCCCGCCTGGTCGCCGAGGCCGCCGGCCGCATCGAGGTCATGGCGGGCGGGGGTGTGCGCCCCGAGGTCGTCGCCGCGATCGTGCGCACCGGTGTCCCGGCCGTGCACGCCTCGGCCAAACGCACCCTGCCCGGCAGCGGGGGTGTCTCACTGGGCACGGCCGACGCCGGTCGCGAGACCACGGACGAGGCCGAGGTCGCCCGCATCATCGCCGAACTGTCCTAA
- a CDS encoding GlxA family transcriptional regulator, with translation MSAVTTGPMANMCEDRAMAVFAGDGRHRVAVLARDGVLPFELSIVHRLFGQARTAAGAALYEVVTCAPVPGDIRTDADFTLSVTHGPEALAEADTVVVPGSDVDREPGTDYLGPSLTAALTRIRPGTRIASICTGSFVLAAAGLLAGRRATTHWRSSARARERFADVTFDLDVLYTDDDGVLTSAGAAAGIDLCLHMIRTDHGAAVANEVARGTVVPPHREGGQAQYLNRPIPTPGISSTGRAREWALANLHRPVTLRELAARESTSTRTFTRRFRDEIGTSPGRWLIQQRVERARGLLERTDLSIEEIAVTAGFGTAGSMRLHLQAELGVSPSAYRTTFRGRDRPAR, from the coding sequence GTGAGCGCCGTGACGACTGGCCCGATGGCCAACATGTGCGAAGATCGGGCCATGGCTGTTTTCGCTGGTGATGGCCGCCACCGGGTGGCCGTCCTGGCCCGCGACGGGGTGCTGCCCTTCGAGCTCAGCATCGTCCATCGACTGTTCGGCCAGGCCCGCACGGCTGCCGGCGCCGCGCTCTACGAGGTCGTGACCTGTGCTCCCGTACCCGGCGACATTCGCACCGACGCCGATTTCACGCTGTCCGTCACTCACGGCCCCGAGGCCCTGGCCGAAGCCGACACCGTCGTCGTCCCCGGATCGGACGTCGACCGCGAACCCGGCACCGATTATCTCGGGCCGTCGCTCACCGCCGCGCTGACGCGGATCCGCCCCGGGACCCGAATCGCCTCGATCTGCACCGGATCGTTCGTACTGGCCGCGGCGGGGCTGCTCGCCGGCAGGCGTGCGACCACGCATTGGCGCTCGTCCGCGCGGGCCCGGGAGCGTTTCGCGGACGTGACATTCGACCTTGACGTCCTCTACACCGATGACGACGGTGTTCTCACCTCGGCCGGCGCCGCGGCAGGCATCGACCTCTGCCTGCACATGATTCGCACCGACCACGGCGCCGCGGTGGCGAATGAAGTTGCCCGCGGCACTGTTGTCCCGCCGCACCGCGAGGGCGGGCAGGCGCAGTATCTCAATCGGCCGATTCCCACGCCTGGCATATCCTCGACCGGCCGGGCCCGCGAATGGGCGCTCGCGAATCTGCACCGACCCGTCACATTGCGAGAACTGGCGGCTCGGGAATCAACAAGCACGCGGACCTTCACCCGGCGCTTCCGCGACGAAATCGGCACGTCACCCGGTCGTTGGCTCATCCAGCAACGCGTCGAACGCGCCCGCGGTCTCCTCGAGCGTACCGACCTTTCCATCGAGGAGATCGCCGTCACCGCCGGGTTCGGAACCGCTGGGTCGATGCGGCTGCACCTCCAAGCCGAGCTCGGCGTCTCACCCAGCGCATACCGCACCACATTCCGCGGACGCGACCGGCCAGCTCGCTGA
- a CDS encoding SDR family NAD(P)-dependent oxidoreductase produces the protein MALTVLRKPDGCLPGPASSRLVGMTTVLITGPTRGLGRATTLAMAGRPQAERPDLLLVGRPGHALTDVANEARTLGATVHEIGADLSRLADVRAAATTVREMLDAGVVRPLRALIANAGAMTADTRKASADGYEMTFAVNHLAHAQLIGDLVDVLDTPARIVLLGSNTYHANFWRRLLHVPAAEWTDPIDIARPAPGSAGVAYSNAKLAVLYYAHELQRHVGPGINVSVFEPGWMPGTALGRDTPAAVQAIGRAIARIPGVATPETSGPQLASMALDPRWAGLRDGAFVVRDRLTQVEPVAVDPERERRLWAATTELLQRRSMKY, from the coding sequence GTGGCCCTGACAGTCCTACGAAAACCGGACGGCTGCCTGCCCGGCCCGGCGAGCAGCAGGCTGGTCGGCATGACAACCGTTCTGATCACCGGCCCGACCCGCGGTCTGGGCCGGGCCACGACACTGGCCATGGCGGGCCGCCCGCAGGCCGAACGCCCCGATCTGCTGCTGGTCGGACGCCCCGGTCACGCGCTCACCGACGTCGCGAACGAGGCCCGTACGCTCGGCGCAACCGTCCACGAGATCGGCGCCGACCTGTCCCGGCTCGCCGACGTGCGGGCCGCGGCCACGACCGTACGGGAAATGCTCGATGCCGGGGTGGTGCGGCCGCTCCGGGCGCTGATCGCCAACGCGGGCGCCATGACCGCCGACACGCGCAAGGCGTCGGCCGACGGGTACGAGATGACGTTCGCGGTGAACCACCTCGCGCACGCCCAGCTGATCGGCGACCTGGTGGATGTGCTGGACACGCCCGCGCGGATCGTGCTGCTCGGGTCGAACACCTACCACGCCAACTTCTGGCGGCGCCTGCTGCACGTGCCCGCCGCTGAGTGGACCGACCCCATCGACATCGCGCGCCCGGCCCCGGGTTCGGCCGGCGTGGCCTACTCCAACGCCAAGCTCGCCGTCCTCTACTACGCCCACGAGCTGCAACGACACGTCGGCCCCGGCATCAACGTCTCGGTCTTCGAACCCGGCTGGATGCCCGGCACCGCGCTGGGCCGCGACACCCCCGCCGCCGTCCAGGCCATCGGCCGCGCGATCGCCCGCATCCCCGGCGTCGCCACCCCCGAGACCTCCGGCCCGCAGCTGGCCTCGATGGCGCTGGACCCCCGGTGGGCCGGCCTGCGCGACGGCGCCTTCGTCGTCCGCGACCGCCTGACCCAGGTCGAGCCGGTCGCCGTCGACCCCGAACGCGAGCGCCGCCTGTGGGCCGCCACCACCGAACTCCTGCAAAGGCGATCGATGAAATACTGA
- a CDS encoding PadR family transcriptional regulator: MTVPLTLLGLLEREPRHGYDLKRDYDAFFGRDKPLSFGQVYSTLSRLARDGKVVISDPEAGAGPDRKRYVITDRGATEVGAWLTEPVAPEPHLQTVLFAKVTLALLLDRPAEQYLDTQRAAHMQRMRELTQVKRSGSLVDSLLADHALFHIEADLRWIDLTAARLDALAREVRNR, from the coding sequence ATGACAGTTCCGCTCACCCTTCTCGGGCTTCTCGAACGCGAACCGCGCCACGGCTACGACCTCAAACGTGACTACGACGCGTTCTTCGGCCGCGACAAACCCCTCTCGTTCGGCCAGGTGTACTCGACGCTGAGCCGGCTCGCGCGCGACGGCAAGGTCGTCATCAGCGACCCCGAGGCGGGCGCCGGCCCCGACCGCAAGCGTTACGTGATCACCGATCGCGGCGCCACCGAGGTCGGGGCCTGGCTGACCGAGCCGGTCGCGCCCGAGCCGCACCTGCAGACGGTGCTGTTCGCCAAGGTCACGCTGGCGCTGCTGCTCGACCGCCCGGCCGAGCAGTACCTGGACACCCAGCGCGCCGCCCACATGCAGCGCATGCGCGAGCTGACCCAGGTCAAGCGCTCCGGCAGCCTGGTCGACTCGTTGCTGGCCGACCACGCCCTGTTCCACATCGAGGCCGACCTGCGCTGGATCGACCTCACCGCGGCCCGGCTCGACGCGCTCGCCCGAGAGGTCAGAAACCGATGA
- a CDS encoding helix-turn-helix transcriptional regulator, with protein MESWEFGRMLRRWRDRVTPEAVGVPTGRRRRATGLRREELAALAGISADYLTRLEQGRATAPSAQVVEALARALRLPDAERDLLHQLAGHAAPGLGVVQSRVTPSVQRLLDRLGHTPVVVYDATWTLVLANAPYDALMGETTSWRGIERNAIWRNLLGPASRVVHTPQEQAEHVARLVADLRLTASRYPADRALRKLVGDLAEAGPRFAELWDSDTPPPAPGDTSKRKIIDHPAVGRITLDCDTLVVALDDLRIMVYTAEPGTEDADRLALAVVLGTQSLTAG; from the coding sequence ATGGAGTCGTGGGAGTTCGGCCGGATGCTGCGCCGCTGGCGTGACCGTGTGACACCCGAGGCCGTGGGCGTGCCGACGGGTCGCCGCCGCCGGGCCACCGGGCTGCGCCGCGAGGAGCTGGCGGCGCTGGCCGGCATCTCGGCCGACTACCTCACCCGCCTTGAGCAGGGCCGCGCGACGGCGCCCTCGGCCCAGGTGGTGGAGGCGCTGGCCCGCGCGCTGCGGCTCCCGGACGCCGAGCGGGACCTGCTCCATCAGCTCGCCGGCCACGCCGCCCCGGGACTCGGCGTGGTGCAGTCCCGGGTCACCCCGAGTGTGCAGCGGCTGCTCGACCGGCTCGGGCACACCCCGGTGGTCGTGTACGACGCCACCTGGACGCTGGTGCTCGCCAACGCGCCGTACGACGCGCTGATGGGTGAGACCACGTCGTGGCGCGGCATCGAGCGCAACGCGATCTGGCGTAACCTGCTCGGCCCGGCCTCCCGGGTGGTGCACACGCCGCAGGAGCAGGCCGAGCACGTGGCCCGGCTGGTGGCCGATCTGCGGCTGACCGCGTCGCGGTACCCGGCCGACCGGGCGCTGCGCAAGCTGGTGGGCGACCTCGCCGAGGCCGGCCCGCGTTTCGCCGAGCTGTGGGACAGCGACACCCCGCCACCCGCACCGGGGGACACGTCGAAACGCAAGATCATCGACCATCCGGCGGTGGGCCGCATCACGCTCGACTGCGACACGCTGGTCGTGGCCCTCGACGACCTGCGCATCATGGTCTACACGGCCGAGCCGGGCACCGAGGACGCCGACCGGCTCGCCCTGGCCGTCGTCCTCGGCACCCAGTCGCTGACCGCTGGTTGA
- a CDS encoding ABC transporter ATP-binding protein/permease produces MEIRAAGVHVTLEPGTLTVVTGEDATTLLDLATGLAPTDGVVKFNGTDVRLLTGDEVPSSVAVVTSNPFLIAGSVRDNICLGAAPTEEEVRRALWLAAIDGPAPDRRQIGLARALLRLPALLILDRATDDLAPDVEARILRRLAGTALTVLATAHRESALARADQVITLGTRPAYATA; encoded by the coding sequence GTGGAGATACGCGCCGCCGGCGTGCACGTGACCCTCGAACCGGGCACCCTCACAGTGGTCACCGGCGAGGACGCCACAACCCTGCTCGACCTCGCCACGGGCCTCGCCCCCACCGACGGCGTGGTGAAATTCAACGGCACCGACGTACGCCTCCTCACCGGCGACGAAGTCCCGTCAAGCGTGGCCGTCGTGACGTCCAACCCGTTCCTGATCGCCGGTTCGGTCCGCGACAACATCTGCCTCGGCGCCGCCCCCACCGAAGAGGAAGTGCGGCGCGCGCTGTGGCTGGCGGCGATCGACGGGCCGGCCCCGGACCGCCGCCAGATCGGCCTGGCCCGCGCACTTCTCCGCCTCCCCGCCCTGCTGATCCTCGACCGGGCCACCGACGACCTCGCTCCCGATGTCGAGGCCCGCATCCTGCGGAGGCTGGCCGGGACGGCGCTCACCGTGCTCGCGACGGCGCATCGAGAGTCAGCGCTGGCCCGGGCCGACCAGGTCATCACCCTCGGGACCCGCCCCGCCTACGCCACGGCCTGA